The following proteins are co-located in the Gorilla gorilla gorilla isolate KB3781 chromosome 18, NHGRI_mGorGor1-v2.1_pri, whole genome shotgun sequence genome:
- the CNGB1 gene encoding cyclic nucleotide-gated channel beta-1 isoform X1: MLGWVQRVLPQPPGTPRKTKMQEEEKVEPEPEMEVEVEPEPNPEEAETESESMPPEESFKEEEVAVADPSPQETKEAALTSTISLRAQGAEISEMNSPSRRVLTWLMKGVEKVIPQPVHSITEDSAQILGHGSTGDTGCTDEPNEALEAQDTRPGLRLLLWLEENLDRVLPQPPKSSEVWRDEPAVATGAASDPAPPGRPQEMGPKLQARETPSLPTPVPLQPKEEPKEASAPEPQPGSQAQTSSLPPPRDPARLVAWVLHRLEMALPQPVLHGKIGEQEPDSPGICDVQTRVMGAGGL, translated from the exons ATGTTGGGCTGGGTTCAGAGggtgctgcctcagcccccagggaCCCCTCGGAAGACCAAGatgcaggaggaagagaaagtggAACCAGAGCcagagatggaggtggaggtggaaccAGAACCGAATCCCGAGGAGGCCGAGACAGAGTCCGAGTCCATG CCCCCCGAAGAGTCATTCAAGGAGGAGGAAGTGGCTGTGGCAGACCCAAGCCCTCAGG AGACCAAGGAGGCTGCCCTTACTTCCACCATATCCCTCCGGGCTCAGGGCGCTGAGATTTCTGAAATGAACAG TCCCAGCCGCAGGGTACTGACCTGGCTCATGAAGGGCGTGGAGAAGGTGATCCCGCAGCCTGTTCACAGCATCACGGAGGACTCGGCTCAG ATCCTGGGGCACGGCAGCACTGGGGACACAG GGTGCACAGATGAACCCAATGAGGCCCTTGAGGCCCAAGACACTAG GCCTGGGCTGCGGCTGCTTCTGTGGCTGGAGGAGAATCTGGACAGAGTgcttcctcagccccccaaatccTCTGAG GTCTGGAGAGATGAGCCTGCAGTTGCTACAGGTGCTGCCTCAGACCCAG CACCTCCAGGACGCCCCCAGGAAATGGGGCCCAAGCTGCAGGCCCGGGAGACCCCCTCCCTGCCCACACCCGTCCCCCTGCAGCCCAAGGAGGAACCCAAGGAGGCATCAGCTCCAGAGCCCCAGCCAGGCTCCCAGGCCCAGACCTCCTCCCTGCCACCACCCAGGGACCCTGCCAG GCTGGTGGCGTGGGTCCTGCACAGGCTGGAGATGGCCTTGCCGCAGCCAGTGCTACATGGGAAAATAGGGGAACAG GAGCCTGACTCCCCTGGGATATGTGATGTGCAGACCA